TTGCCCGAAGGAGGCGCCTGACATGAGCACGCTCAAACCGCTCCAGATCGACGTCGTCTCCGACGTGGTGTGCCCCTGGTGCTATATCGGCAAGCACCGGATCGAGAGCGCGCTGGCGCTCGTTCCGGACGTTCCGGTCAAGCTCAATTTCCGCCCGTTCTTCCTCAATCCCTGGGTGCCGCGCGAGGGCATCAGCCGCGAGGCCTACCTCACCCAGAAGTTCGGCTCGGTCGAGGCCTACAAGGGCATTGCCGGACGCGTGGTCGCGGCCGCGGGCGAGGAGGGGCTCGTCTACAAGCCCGAGCTGGTGGCACGCCAGCCCAACACGACCGATTGCCATCGCCTGATCCTGTGGGCCGAGGCGATCGGCAAGGCGCCCGAGATGAAGCAGCGCCTGATGGAGCTGTATTTCCGCGACGGCGGCGATCTCACCGATGTGAACGTGCTGGTGCAGGCGGCCGCCGATGTCGGCCTCGATGCCGACGACGTGCGCAAGCGCCTAGCCACCGACGACGACGTCGCGCGCGTCTCGGCCGACGCACAGGAAGCCGCCGAGAAGGGTATCTCCGGCGTGCCCACTTACGTCTTCGCGCAGAAATACGCCGTCTCCGGCGCGCAGGATCCGAACCTGCTCGCCCGCGCGATCCGCGAGGTCTCGGCAGAGATCAACGCACAGGCGGCGGAGTAGCTTTCGCTGATTTGCGGAGCCGGCGAACCATACGTCGTGCAGCCTCATGCGCGGCGTTGACGCCGACCAGCGCTCCATGGACGAGCGCGACCACCGGATCGTGCCGCCGCAGCGGGATCAGCACGTCGCCGACCGCGAAACGCCCGCGCCAGATCGGGTTGATCATGGGGTGGTCGGCGCTCGCGGTGGAATCCGCGCTGGCGATGGCGGGATCGGCGCAGAGATGGCGGGTGAGGTCGAGCGTGAGCTGCACGCCCGGTGAATATCTGGCAAAGCGCTCGTCGATGCCGAGCTTGAAGAAGAACGCGCGATCCTGATGGCGCAGCACGATGCCGGCGGCAATCGGCGTCGTGCCGGCGCGAAGCGTGATGATCTCGCACTGCGCGGTCTCTGCCAGCGCCGGGACGGCGCGGCGAATGAAGGTCGCATCGCCCGCATGCCGGACCAGTGCGGTGCCGCGCTCGCCCTTCCAGCCGCTGGCTTCGAGCCGCAGGAATGTTTCGAGCGCGGACCCGATCTCGTCAGGCCGGCGTGCGACGTCGAACGTAACAGGGCCGCGCTGTTCGAGGCGATGGCGCAGGCGCCGCAGCTCCTTGAGCTTCTTGGCGCCGAGTGCATCGCGCAGTAGCGTTTCAGCATCCTGCGCCGCGTCGAGGCAGGCGCGAATGTAGGAGGAAAGCACGCGCGGCTTCAGGCCATCGCGGCTCAGGACCTGCCTGAGTGCATTCATCGCAGCACCGTCGAGCGCGACGTCGTTCAGCACGAGCGCATGCGCGCCGACCGCGCGCGCCTGCTGCAACAGAGCCGCGGCCGCCTCGATCGGCGCGTCGCGGTCGATCAGCGGACTGCACAGCGTGCCGTAGGGATACGCGCTCACCAGCGCGGGCAGGGGGATCTTTAGGGCCCGCCACAGCGAGATCACCGGCATCAGCCCGATCAGCCGCGCCGAAGAACTGTCGAATGCGGGCAGTGCCGAGGCTTTGGTGCGGCCGCGCGCGGTTGCGCTGACGGCGAGTTCCCAGGCAGGCAGGTAATATCCGTTCGGCTCGACGGCGCGTTGCGCGAGTGCGCGCCATTGGCCTGGGTCGATCGTCGCGAGCGGAACGCACGCACTCGCGGCGTCGGCATGCCTTGCCGATGCCGGCTTGATCGCCGCCTGCTGCGCGATGTCGGCCACGTCCCGTCGTCCCCAATCACGCGGGCTGAGCCCGTGTTACGCTGCTCATCCTTAGCGCAAAGAATGGAAAATACCGTTGGGACGCCGCTTCAATTCGAGCGGTAGTATTAACGTTTCGTTGAGCATGTGGCGGCAGGCCGCTGGATGCGCAGTGGATTGCGGACGTCATTGATCGCCCGGCAAGAAATGGTCGCGGGCGGTTGCCCGTCCGCCGCTGGCGGTGTCGGTGATGGCGATGTCGACGTCGCGCGAGGTCTTGGGCAGGTCGCTGGGACCGACCTGGACCGACAGCCTGACCTCGCGGGTCTGGTCCTGGCCAACCTCGACGATCGGCTTGCCGTCCGAGCCGGATTCGATACCGGCGACGCGAATGGTCGCGCCGGGCAGGCCGGAAATCTCGAGCGTAAACGATCGCTGCGCGCCCTTGTTGAGGATGCGCACGGTATAGTCGTTGCGCACGCCGCCGTCCGAGAGCTGGACGAAGAGGGGATTGCGCTCGTGCAGCACGTTGACCTCCATCGTCGCGCGGGTGGCGAGCGTATAGAGCATGATGCTGCCCACGAGGGTGATGGCCGCGGCGTAGATCACGGTGCGCGGGCGGACGATGCGATAGATCGGCGGCTTGCCGTCGCGCCGGCGCTGCATGTTGATGTCGGTGTCGTAGCCGATCAGCCCCTTGGGCCGGCCGATCTCGCTCATCACGTTGTCGCAGGCGTCGATGCACAGGCCGCACTGGATGCAGCCGAGCTGGATGCCGTGGCGGATGTCGACGCCGGTCGGGCAGACATTGATGCACTGGTGGCAGTCGACGCAATCGCCGGCGAGATCGCCCTGCGCGCGCGCGGCGTCCGCCTTCTTCACCGACATGCGCGGCTCGCCGCGGTCGCGTCGATAGGTGACGTTGAGCGCCCATTCGTCGGTCAGAGCCGCCTGGATGCGCGGCCATGGGCACATGTAGATGCACATCTGCTCGCGCGCGTGGCCGGCAAAGACATAGGTCGTTGCGGTCAGGATGCCGATCCAGAGATAGGCGATGAACGGGGCCTCGAAGGTGGCGAGCTCCTTCACCAGCGTCGGCGCGTCGGCGAAATAAAGCACCCAGGCTCCGCCGGTCCACCACGCGATCATGATCCAGAGGAAATGCTTCAGCGCAACCTTCCGGATATGGTCGAACGTCCAATAGTGCTTGTCGCCCTGCATGCGCTCGCGGCGGTCGCCCTCGACCCAACGCTCCACGGCATAGAACAGGTCGGTCCACACCGTCTGCGGGCAGAGATAGCCGCACCACAGCCGTCCCGCGACCGCGTTCATCAGAAACAGAGCCATCGCCGCGAGAATGAGCAGGCCGGTGAAGTAATAGACCTCCTGCGGCCACAGCTCGATGAAGAAGAAATAGAAGCGGCGATGCGGCAGGTCGATCAACACGGCCTGGTCGGGCAGGCCGGGGCCGCGGTTCCAGCGTACGAACGGCAGGAGATAATAGACCCCCAGCGTGACACAGAGGATCGCCCATTTAATGCGGCGGAACGGCCCGTGGACCGACTGGGGATAGACCTTTCTGCGCTTCTCGTAGAGAGGTCCCTCGATGAAGGTGTCGTCGGTCATGGCAAATTCCCCCGCATCACAACTGCGTCGGCGCGTTCAGGAGAACGCGCAGCCGCTGCTCAGGCCCAGCTTCCTGAACACGATCGCCGCCGGGCAGAAGCCGGTGATCGAGGCCTGCAACATGTTCAAACCGGCGAAGGCCGTCAGCAGGTACCAATATGCATTCACGTAGGTGCCCAGTGCGAGACCGAGCAGGACGACGCATCCCGCAAAGGCTAGGACGGCTTTATCGACATTCATGGCAGGCTCCTTTTGCTTACGAACGGTTCAGGTTGGCTTCGGTCCAGGCGACGATGCTGCGCGCATCCATCGCGCCGGATTGGCGGGCGATCTCACGGCCACCGCGCATCAGCAGCAGCGTCGGAATTCCGCTGATGTTGAGGCGCGAGGATAGAGCGGGTGTGTCGTCCGAATTCAGCTTCAGAAGACGCACGCCGGGTTCGAGCTGTTGCGCCGCGCGCTCGAACATCGGGGCCATGGCGCGGCAGGGACCGCACCATGGCGCCCAGACGTCGATCAGCACGGGGATGTCGCTGCCGGCGACATGGCGATCGAAGCCGGTCTCGTCCACGTCGATCGGCCGGCCCGTGAACATCGGCTGATGACAGGCGCCGCAGCGCGCGCCTTGCGGCGTGCGATCGGCGGGCAGGCGATTGATGCGCCGGCAATGTCCGCAGACGATCTGGCGTGTCGTGCTCATGTGCCTGTTCGGACCTCCTTGATCTTGGCGATGTTCAGCCTGTCGAGCAGGAAGCGCTCGTAGAACGGCTCGCTCTCGCCGCGCCGCATCTTGCGCAGGAAGTATTTCTCGAAGGCGACCTTGGCGAGGTGCACCCATTCGCCCTTTGAGGACCAATTGACGTTGCGCGGCGGAATCTGCGGCTGCGCCAGGAAGGCAACGCCGGAATCGCCGAAATCGGCGAGGCAGATCGCGTTCCAGGTAGGCTGCGCCGTCGCCGCCTTGCCGCGCAGCAGGGCGCCGATGTTCATCGCGGTCGCCGTCACCATGGATTCGATCATGAAGCCAGTCTTGGGAACGCCGACCGGCACCGGCGTCGCGCCGACCGGCGCGATCGCAACGCAGACACCGACCGCAAAGACGTTGGGGAAGGTTGGATTCTGCTGATGCTTGTCGACGATGACAAAGCCGCGCGGATTGGTCAGATTCTCGATGCCGCGCACCGCCTCCACGCCGCGAAAGGCGGGCAACATCATCGAATAAGCGAAAGGCAGCTCATGAGCCTTGCGGGACGTGCCGTTGTCGGAGAACTCTTCCACCGTCATCAAGCCTGGGGCGACATTGTCGACGCGGGCGTTGGTGATCCACTTGATGTGCTTCTCACGCATCTCGCTTTCCAGAAGGCCCTTGGTGTCCCCGACGCCGTCGAGACCGAGATGTCCGATATACGGCTCCGAGGTGACGAACGTCATCGGCACCCGGTCTCGTAGCTTCCGTCTGCGCAGCTCCGTTTCGAGGATGAAGAGAAACTCGTAAGCCGGCCCGAAGCAGGAAGCGCCCTGGACAGCGCCGATCACGATCGGGCCGGGATTGGCCGCGAGCTTCTCGAACGCGTCTCTCGCATGCGTGGCGTGATCGACGTGACAGATCGATTGGGTGTGGCCTTGCGGGCCGAGGCCGGGGACTTCGTCGAATGCGAGTTCGGGACCGGTCGCGACGACCAGATAATCGTAGTCGATCGACGTCCCGTCGCCGAGTTCGACACGGTTCTCGGTCGGGTGGACGCGCTTTGCGCCCTGCGTCAGCAGCCGCACCCCCTTGCGTTTCATGATGTCCGCGAGATCGATCTCGATCTCTTCGCGCTTGCGCCAGCCGACTGCCACCCAGGGATTCGAAGGCACGAAATGATAGACCGCGCCTTGCGAGATGACGCTGAGGCGGTCCTCCTTTCTCAACTGGGGTAGCAATTCATAGGCCATCAGCGTTCCGCTCAGACCGGCTCCGACTACGACAATCTCCGCCATGGGTACCTCCGTTGGACCAAGTTGCTCCGCCGGTTCAGTTCCGGCTGTCATGCGACGCTTGACGATATATTCATATTTGCGTATATACGCAACTATGAAAATAAATGCCGACATCATGGAGCGGGCGGCGGATCAGGCGAGCGAGTTGCTGAAGGCGCTCTCCAATCGCCATCGCCTTCTCATCATCTGCCAGTTGATCGACGGCGAGCGGTCGGTCGGCGAACTGGCCGAGTTCCTTGGACTGCGCGATTCCACGGTCTCCCAGCATCTTGCGCTCCTTCGCAAGGATGGCCTGGTCGCATCCAGGCGCGATGCGCAGACGATCTTCTATTCGATCGCCAGCGAGCCGGCCCGCGAAGTCCTGAAGACGCTTTATCAGGTGTTCTGCGCGCCGAAGTCCGCAAGGACGAAGTGAAGGCTACTCAAGTGCGGACGGACGCGCCTTGCGCGAGATCAACGCGCCGTCGCCCGATGTCGATGAAATGAGAGGACCGCCGCGGCGCGGTGTGGTGAAGTAGATGAGGACACGGATGCGTCCCTTGCAATATCCGGCATGCCTGTGGCTTCTGGCCGCCTGGGCGACGATCGGAATTCCGGCGGGGTCGGCTGCGGCCGCCGCAACGCTCACCGTGGCGCAGCAGCAGGTTATCGACGAGAAAGCCGTCTTCGCGACGGTCGAGAGCATCAGTGTGGTTCCCGCCCGAAGCCGCATCGGCGGGACCGTGGTTCAGCTCAAGGTGCGGGAAGGGGATCGCGTTACCGCGGGCCAAGTCATTGCGGCGATCGGCGACGAGAAGCTCGTCCTCCAGATGAAATCGCTCGATGCGCAGATCGAGGCGCTGCAGGCACAGGCCAAGCAGGCGCAGCTCGACTTCACCCGGACCGAAGGTCTGGTCGAGCGGGGCATCCTGCCGCGCGTCAAGCTCGACGAGCAACGCACGGCGCTCAACGTCGCCGACAACGGCTTGCGCGCCAGGACCGCGGAGCGCGCCGTCATCAACGAGCAGCTCAACCAGGGACAGGTGCTTGCGCCGACGGACGGGCGCGTGTTGAAGCGGTTGATCACCGTCGGATCCGTCGTGCTTGCCGGCGATCCGCTCGTGACGGTCGCCGAGCAGAACTTCAAGCTGCGGCTGCGCGTACCGGAGCGTCACGCACGCTCTTTGAAGGCCGGCGACAAGATCCGCGTCGATGGCGCGGAGTTGGCGGGAGAAGCCTCGAAGCGCGGCGTGATCGACCTCGTCTATCCCCAGATCGAGGAGGGGCGCGTCATCGCGGACGCGACCGTCGAAGGGCTGGGTGAATATTTTGTCGGGGATCGCTTGCGGGTGTGGATCGCTGGCGGCGCGCGGCCGGCCTTCGTCATTCCCTCGAGCTATGTGACGACCAGGTTCGGCATCGACTACGTCCAGCTCCGGAAAGGCAGCGAGACGATCGACGTGCCGGTGCAGCGCGGTCGCGACATGCCGACGCCTTCGCTTCCCGACGGGCTCGAAATCCTGTCCGGCATCGGGGCCGGCGATCAACTGGTGCAGCCGTGAATCTCGGTCTGTCAGGACGGTTGACCCGGTCGACCATTGCATCGCCGCTGACGCCGCTGTTCCTGATCGGGGCGCTCGTCGTGGGGCTGATCGCCGTCGTGGTGATTCCGCGCGAGGAGGAGCCGCAGATCAGCGTTCCCATGGTGGACATCCGCGTCAACGCCGACGGCCTGCGCGGGCCGGACGCGGTGGAGCTGGTGAGCAAGCCGCTGGAATCGATCGTCAAGGGCATCGACGGCGTCGAGCACGTCTACAGCCAGACCGAGGATGACCGCGTGATGGTGACCGCGCGCTTCCTGGTCGGCACCAAGTTCGAGGATGCCATCCTCAGGGTCCACGAGAAAATCCGCGCCAATCTTGACCGCATTCCCGTTGGCATTCCCGAGCCGCTGATCGTAGGGCGGGGCATCAATGACGTCGCGGTGACGGTGCTGACGCTGTCGCCGAAGCCGGAAGCGGCCAGCCGCTGGACCGACAAGGACCTCTATGAGCTCGCCGACAAGCTGCGCGCGGAGCTGATGAAGGTCGACGACATCGGCCTGACCTACATTTCCGGCGGCACCGCGCAACAGATCCGGGTCGAGCCCGATCCGGAGAAGCTGTCGCTGTTCGGCGTCACGCTGCAGCAGCTCGTGGCCAAGGTAAAGGACGCCAACCGCTCGTTTCTGGCCGGGCAGGTCCGCGATGCCGGCATCGTGCGGAGCGTCGCGGCGGGACAGACGTTGTCCGGCATTCCCGATATCGGGCTGTTGCTGATCACGAGCCGCGACGGCCGGCCGGTCTATGTCAAGGACGTCGCCTCCGTCGTCGTCGGCCCGAGCACCGTCGAGCATCGCGTCTGGACGGAAGCACGCGATGCCGCCGGACAGTGGGCGCGTACGCCCGGCGTCAGCCTGGCGCTGGCCAAGCGGGCGGGCGCCAACGCAGTCGTCGTGTCCGAGAACATCGCTGAACGCCTCGCGGCGTTGAAGTCGCGCCTTCTTCCCGAAGACATCCAGGTGACGGTGACGCGCGACTACGGCGAGACCGCCAACGAGAAGGCCAACGAGTTGCTGTTCCACCTCGGACTCGCGACGATCTCGATCGTGGTGCTGATCGCGGTCGCGATCGGCTGGCGCGAGGCGCTGGTGACCCTCGTCGTGATTCCCACGACGATCCTGCTCACGATGTTCGCTGCCAATCTGATGGGCTACACGATCAACCGCGTCAGCCTGTTCGCGTTGATCTTCTCGATCGGCATTCTCGTCGACGACGCCATCGTCGTCGTCGAGAACATCGCGCGGCACTGGGCCATGCGCGACGGCCGGCCGCGCCTGCAGGCGACCATCGAGGCGGTGGCGGAGGTCGGAAACCCCACCATCGTCGCGACGTTGACCGTGGTCGCCGCGCTGTTGCCGATGCTGTTCGTGTCGGGCCTGATGGGCCCCTATATGGCGCCGATTCCGGCCAACGCGTCGGCGGCCATGCTGTTCTCGTTCTTCGTCGCGATGGTGGTCGCGCCCTGGCTGATGCTCAAGCTTGCCCCAAAAGGCGAGGTCGCCTCGGCGCATGCGGGGCACGATGAAGGACGGCTCGGCCGGCTGTACCGGCGCTTCGCCTCGCCGATCGTGCGGAGCAAGCGGTCGGCCTGGATATTCCTGCTCGGCGTCGGCATCGCAACGCTGCTGTCGATGACGCTGTTTGCGACCAAGTCGGTGACGGTCAAGCTTTTGCCGTTCGACAACAAGTCCGAGATCGCGGTTGTCGTGGACCTGCCGGAAGGGGCGAGCCTGGAGGCGACCGAGCGCACGCTGTTCGGCGCGGCCGAGATCGCCCGGCAATTGCCGGAGGTCACCTCGCTGCAATCCTATGCCGGCACGCCGGCCCCCTTCAATTTCAACGGCCTGGTGCGGCATTACTATTTGCGCCAGAGGCCCGAGCTCGGCGAAGTGCAGGTCAACCTGGCCGCGC
The nucleotide sequence above comes from Bradyrhizobium sp. NDS-1. Encoded proteins:
- a CDS encoding DsbA family oxidoreductase, whose product is MSTLKPLQIDVVSDVVCPWCYIGKHRIESALALVPDVPVKLNFRPFFLNPWVPREGISREAYLTQKFGSVEAYKGIAGRVVAAAGEEGLVYKPELVARQPNTTDCHRLILWAEAIGKAPEMKQRLMELYFRDGGDLTDVNVLVQAAADVGLDADDVRKRLATDDDVARVSADAQEAAEKGISGVPTYVFAQKYAVSGAQDPNLLARAIREVSAEINAQAAE
- a CDS encoding GNAT family N-acetyltransferase, with the translated sequence MADIAQQAAIKPASARHADAASACVPLATIDPGQWRALAQRAVEPNGYYLPAWELAVSATARGRTKASALPAFDSSSARLIGLMPVISLWRALKIPLPALVSAYPYGTLCSPLIDRDAPIEAAAALLQQARAVGAHALVLNDVALDGAAMNALRQVLSRDGLKPRVLSSYIRACLDAAQDAETLLRDALGAKKLKELRRLRHRLEQRGPVTFDVARRPDEIGSALETFLRLEASGWKGERGTALVRHAGDATFIRRAVPALAETAQCEIITLRAGTTPIAAGIVLRHQDRAFFFKLGIDERFARYSPGVQLTLDLTRHLCADPAIASADSTASADHPMINPIWRGRFAVGDVLIPLRRHDPVVALVHGALVGVNAAHEAARRMVRRLRKSAKATPPPVR
- the ccoG gene encoding cytochrome c oxidase accessory protein CcoG, which translates into the protein MTDDTFIEGPLYEKRRKVYPQSVHGPFRRIKWAILCVTLGVYYLLPFVRWNRGPGLPDQAVLIDLPHRRFYFFFIELWPQEVYYFTGLLILAAMALFLMNAVAGRLWCGYLCPQTVWTDLFYAVERWVEGDRRERMQGDKHYWTFDHIRKVALKHFLWIMIAWWTGGAWVLYFADAPTLVKELATFEAPFIAYLWIGILTATTYVFAGHAREQMCIYMCPWPRIQAALTDEWALNVTYRRDRGEPRMSVKKADAARAQGDLAGDCVDCHQCINVCPTGVDIRHGIQLGCIQCGLCIDACDNVMSEIGRPKGLIGYDTDINMQRRRDGKPPIYRIVRPRTVIYAAAITLVGSIMLYTLATRATMEVNVLHERNPLFVQLSDGGVRNDYTVRILNKGAQRSFTLEISGLPGATIRVAGIESGSDGKPIVEVGQDQTREVRLSVQVGPSDLPKTSRDVDIAITDTASGGRATARDHFLPGDQ
- a CDS encoding DUF2892 domain-containing protein; the protein is MNVDKAVLAFAGCVVLLGLALGTYVNAYWYLLTAFAGLNMLQASITGFCPAAIVFRKLGLSSGCAFS
- the trxC gene encoding thioredoxin TrxC; its protein translation is MSTTRQIVCGHCRRINRLPADRTPQGARCGACHQPMFTGRPIDVDETGFDRHVAGSDIPVLIDVWAPWCGPCRAMAPMFERAAQQLEPGVRLLKLNSDDTPALSSRLNISGIPTLLLMRGGREIARQSGAMDARSIVAWTEANLNRS
- a CDS encoding NAD(P)/FAD-dependent oxidoreductase, whose product is MAEIVVVGAGLSGTLMAYELLPQLRKEDRLSVISQGAVYHFVPSNPWVAVGWRKREEIEIDLADIMKRKGVRLLTQGAKRVHPTENRVELGDGTSIDYDYLVVATGPELAFDEVPGLGPQGHTQSICHVDHATHARDAFEKLAANPGPIVIGAVQGASCFGPAYEFLFILETELRRRKLRDRVPMTFVTSEPYIGHLGLDGVGDTKGLLESEMREKHIKWITNARVDNVAPGLMTVEEFSDNGTSRKAHELPFAYSMMLPAFRGVEAVRGIENLTNPRGFVIVDKHQQNPTFPNVFAVGVCVAIAPVGATPVPVGVPKTGFMIESMVTATAMNIGALLRGKAATAQPTWNAICLADFGDSGVAFLAQPQIPPRNVNWSSKGEWVHLAKVAFEKYFLRKMRRGESEPFYERFLLDRLNIAKIKEVRTGT
- a CDS encoding ArsR/SmtB family transcription factor; the protein is MERAADQASELLKALSNRHRLLIICQLIDGERSVGELAEFLGLRDSTVSQHLALLRKDGLVASRRDAQTIFYSIASEPAREVLKTLYQVFCAPKSARTK
- a CDS encoding efflux RND transporter periplasmic adaptor subunit; this encodes MRPLQYPACLWLLAAWATIGIPAGSAAAAATLTVAQQQVIDEKAVFATVESISVVPARSRIGGTVVQLKVREGDRVTAGQVIAAIGDEKLVLQMKSLDAQIEALQAQAKQAQLDFTRTEGLVERGILPRVKLDEQRTALNVADNGLRARTAERAVINEQLNQGQVLAPTDGRVLKRLITVGSVVLAGDPLVTVAEQNFKLRLRVPERHARSLKAGDKIRVDGAELAGEASKRGVIDLVYPQIEEGRVIADATVEGLGEYFVGDRLRVWIAGGARPAFVIPSSYVTTRFGIDYVQLRKGSETIDVPVQRGRDMPTPSLPDGLEILSGIGAGDQLVQP
- a CDS encoding efflux RND transporter permease subunit yields the protein MNLGLSGRLTRSTIASPLTPLFLIGALVVGLIAVVVIPREEEPQISVPMVDIRVNADGLRGPDAVELVSKPLESIVKGIDGVEHVYSQTEDDRVMVTARFLVGTKFEDAILRVHEKIRANLDRIPVGIPEPLIVGRGINDVAVTVLTLSPKPEAASRWTDKDLYELADKLRAELMKVDDIGLTYISGGTAQQIRVEPDPEKLSLFGVTLQQLVAKVKDANRSFLAGQVRDAGIVRSVAAGQTLSGIPDIGLLLITSRDGRPVYVKDVASVVVGPSTVEHRVWTEARDAAGQWARTPGVSLALAKRAGANAVVVSENIAERLAALKSRLLPEDIQVTVTRDYGETANEKANELLFHLGLATISIVVLIAVAIGWREALVTLVVIPTTILLTMFAANLMGYTINRVSLFALIFSIGILVDDAIVVVENIARHWAMRDGRPRLQATIEAVAEVGNPTIVATLTVVAALLPMLFVSGLMGPYMAPIPANASAAMLFSFFVAMVVAPWLMLKLAPKGEVASAHAGHDEGRLGRLYRRFASPIVRSKRSAWIFLLGVGIATLLSMTLFATKSVTVKLLPFDNKSEIAVVVDLPEGASLEATERTLFGAAEIARQLPEVTSLQSYAGTPAPFNFNGLVRHYYLRQRPELGEVQVNLAARGERRRASHEIALELREKLKALDPPAGTSVKVVEVPPGPPVLSTLLAEVYGPDATTRRAVTAELKKVFAEVPFIVDIDDSVGEKRPRLRLSIDQDRLEFFGVEQRDVYDTIQALFGGISVGYSHRGEDRNPIEIAVHLGKRDLVWDEALASTPVPANTLPGSKTVVELGQVVKATMEEGSPTIFRRDGRFADMVMAELAGRFEAPLYGMLAVADRVDAHDWGKLPKPAISLHGQPSDESRPTLLWDGEWEITWVTFRDMGAAFGAAILGIYVLVVAQFRSFRLPLVILTPIPLTLIGILVGHWLLGAPFTATSMIGFIALAGIIVRNSILLVDFIRHSGGDGKSLREVVLEAGAVRFKPILLTALAAMIGAATILLDPIFQGLAISLLFGLASSTLLTVLVIPAIYIALRAPREAASTTARSS